In one window of Solanum pennellii chromosome 2, SPENNV200 DNA:
- the LOC107009690 gene encoding UDP-glycosyltransferase 13-like, translating to MEMSDSIVNYAKPVHILFLPSGLGVGQMVPFFRLASMLASRRCRITFITMLLEISTTKSILINSFFANHPQINRLDFQILPLNTSTSSMNDPFIMQIDAISNSLHQLDPLLSSLDEPVSAIVSDFILASSLSQIANNLNIPLYNISTTSAKFYSTVAYLPVLLSEDPDSFKYCSGNLEIPGIGSVPKSSIPRAWLDDSPSNYVLKDYLLPNARALPQVTGVFLNTFDWLEPETIASLDDGRVISSLPLVFPVGPVGNYNLGEDNQSSWLDEQPAESVVYVNFGTREPISAQQLREIGKGLEICGYKFLWVLKEELLELFGNTVLVEMEKKGKIMKPGDYEAAIMDHPAIGLFVNQCEWDSVMNAAWSGVPMMAWPQHGDQKLNAEVVEKAGLGRWVEEWGWGEENLVNGGEIAEMVKNLMGDVNMKVNAMKVREQAWKAKAIGGSSEKRLRKFIETLTAEQK from the coding sequence ATGGAGATGTCTGATTCTATAGTCAACTATGCAAAGCCAGTTCACATATTATTTCTCCCAAGTGGTCTGGGAGTGGGACAAATGGTTCCATTTTTTCGATTAGCTTCCATGTTAGCTTCACGCAGATGTAGAATCACCTTCATCACTATGCTACTTGAAATATCTACCACAAAGTCCATCTTGATCAACAGCTTTTTCGCCAATCACCCACAGATCAATCGACTAGATTTTCAAATCCTTCCTTTGAATACCTCTACTTCTTCAATGAATGATCCATTCATCATGCAAATTGATGCTATTAGTAACTCACTTCACCAGCTCGACCCTCTGTTGTCTTCTTTAGATGAACCAGTTTCTGCTATTGTCTCAGACTTTATTCTTGCATCTAGTCTTTCACAAATAGCTAATAATCTCAACATTCCTCTTTACAATATCTCCACTACATCAGCTAAATTTTACTCTACTGTAGCGTACCTTCCTGTACTGTTATCTGAAGATCCTGATTCATTTAAGTACTGTTCGGGCAATCTTGAGATTCCAGGTATAGGATCAGTTCCAAAATCAAGCATCCCTCGTGCATGGTTGGACGATTCACCATCAAACTATGTATTGAAAGACTACTTGCTGCCAAATGCTCGAGCTCTTCCTCAAGTGACTGGCGTCTTTCTGAACACCTTTGACTGGCTTGAACCAGAAACAATTGCTTCCCTCGATGATGGAAGAGTAATCAGTTCACTTCCACTTGTTTTTCCTGTTGGTCCTGTGGGAAATTACAATCTAGGAGAAGACAATCAGAGTTCATGGTTAGATGAACAACCCGCTGAATCAGTTGTATATGTTAACTTTGGTACTAGAGAGCCGATTTCTGCACAACAACTAAGAGAAATAGGAAAAGGACTAGAGATATGCGGATATAAGTTTCTATGGGTGCTAAAAGAAGAGCTTCTAGAGTTGTTTGGGAATACAGTCCTGGTAGAGATggaaaagaaagggaaaataatGAAACCAGGGGATTATGAGGCAGCTATTATGGACCATCCAGCCATTGGACTTTTCGTGAACCAGTGCGAATGGGATTCAGTGATGAATGCAGCTTGGTCAGGAGTGCCAATGATGGCATGGCCACAGCATGGTGATCAAAAGTTGAATGCAGAAGTTGTAGAGAAGGCAGGATTGGGGAGGTGGGTAGAAGAATGGGGTTGGGGTGAGGAAAATCTAGTGAATGGTGGGGAGATTGCAGAGATGGTGAAAAACTTAATGGGAGATGTTAATATGAAGGTAAATGCTATGAAAGTGAGGGAACAAGCTTGGAAGGCTAAGGCAATTGGAGGGAGCTCAGAGAAGAGGCTGAGGAAATTCATCGAAACATTAACAGCAGAACAAAAATGA